The following coding sequences are from one Candidatus Hydrogenedentota bacterium window:
- a CDS encoding YajQ family cyclic di-GMP-binding protein: MPSFDVVNKVDLQEVDNAVNITKKTIAQRYDFKDSETEINLDRKQSQISISTENTMRLEAVKDTLAGNLVKRGVSPKALDYSEPEGTSKGGVRVTVSLKQGIDKEIGKKIVKRIKDLKLKVQAQIQDDQVRVTAKKIDDLQAVIALLKGEDLGIPMQYVNMKS, from the coding sequence ATGCCCTCCTTCGACGTGGTCAACAAAGTAGACCTCCAGGAAGTTGACAACGCGGTGAACATCACGAAGAAGACCATCGCCCAGCGCTACGATTTCAAGGACTCCGAAACGGAGATCAACCTGGACCGCAAGCAATCGCAGATTTCCATTTCCACGGAAAACACGATGCGGCTGGAGGCGGTGAAGGACACGCTCGCGGGCAACCTGGTGAAGCGCGGCGTCAGCCCGAAGGCGCTGGACTACAGCGAGCCGGAGGGCACGTCCAAGGGCGGCGTGCGCGTGACGGTTTCCCTCAAGCAGGGCATCGACAAGGAAATCGGCAAGAAGATCGTGAAGCGGATCAAGGATTTGAAGCTGAAGGTGCAGGCGCAGATCCAGGACGATCAGGTGCGGGTGACGGCGAAGAAGATCGACGACTTGCAGGCGGTGATCGCGCTGCTGAAGGGCGAGGACCTCGGCATTCCGATGCAGTATGTAAACATGAAAAGCTGA